TTCAGTCTCCCTTAACTTTAGCCTGCGATCGCGTTTCCGTAGTCATTCCCGTCAAAGATAATCAACCCGGAATCGATCGCTTTCTGTTCTATTTTTTCGATTCCCATTCCCCAGAAAATTATCCTTGTGAAATTCTGATTATTGATAACAATTCTTCCATTCCCCTTGTCATTAAAGAAGAGTTTCGTCACTTTAGCTTACCGATTAAACTTTTTCAATGTCCAGCGATCGGCCCAGCCAGTGCCAGAAATTTAGGCATTCAACAGGCTCAAGGAGAATGGATTTTATTCACAGATAGTGATTGTATTCCCACCGCCAGCTTTTTAACTGGTTACCAAACGATGCTCAATGGTGCAGTGGGTTATGCCGGTAATGTTAAACCCTTGCACCACGATCGACTCTCTGCTTATTATAACTCTCAAGAAATTCTGATTCCCCCTTCAGTCCAGGATCAATTGGGGGATCTGCGTCCCCATTATCTGATTACTGCCAATACTCTCATCTGGAAACCTGCTCTAGCAGAAATTGGAGGATTTGATGGACAGATTCAAATTGCCGCCGGTGAGGACATTGATTTGGGGTTTCGACTTTCTGAAGTGGGTCAATTATCCTATGCTTTACCCTCAGTGGTTTATCATGATTTTGGTCAAGGTTTATCCGCGTTTGTTCGCCGATTTAAGCGATATGGAAAAGGGAATCGGTTGGTGGGAGTGAAGCATGAAGTGGACTTGAAACCACGACGGTTTGCACCGGTTGAAAAAAATGGTTTCAATTGGTTCCTGTCCACTCTTCAATATGGGGCTTTAATGTGGGGATATTGGGATTAAACCAGTAGCGATCGCCCCTTCTACTCACCTTCTACTCAATATTCGCCTCCGCTTGATGGACGATCGCCCTCAACTCATCCACCCTTTCCGCACTCGCACTTGTCCACAAACCGCGCTGATGCGCCTCTAATAAGCG
This window of the Roseofilum capinflatum BLCC-M114 genome carries:
- a CDS encoding glycosyltransferase; the encoded protein is MTSLIYSHFIPERQLNLQSPLTLACDRVSVVIPVKDNQPGIDRFLFYFFDSHSPENYPCEILIIDNNSSIPLVIKEEFRHFSLPIKLFQCPAIGPASARNLGIQQAQGEWILFTDSDCIPTASFLTGYQTMLNGAVGYAGNVKPLHHDRLSAYYNSQEILIPPSVQDQLGDLRPHYLITANTLIWKPALAEIGGFDGQIQIAAGEDIDLGFRLSEVGQLSYALPSVVYHDFGQGLSAFVRRFKRYGKGNRLVGVKHEVDLKPRRFAPVEKNGFNWFLSTLQYGALMWGYWD